AACATGGCTGTCTCAATCAAATAAAGTCAGTCGGCCATTAGTTTCCAACTGACCAAGCTATCAACGTTTTTTGAAGCTTTTCAGAGTACCGTCATTGTTAAATTCAAATTCGTATTCCGCACGATCGGTTTTGAGGAAACCGGTGATCCACTCTTTCTTACCGGTCGATACGAACAAGGAGTAATACACATGAGGCAAGTCTGTTTCTTTGGCTTCCACTTCTTTGGCTTTTTCGCCGTAGGCTTGAGCAATTTTCGCGATATCGGCAAATTTGATTTCATCCAACGGGAAAACGTTATCTTTCATATTTCCGTTGCCGGAAATGCGGACAGGTTGAGGCTCACTCCATTTACCGTCTTCAAATTCGTAGTGGTCGATATTTTCGGGTTTGTTAGGGTCTTGAATTTCCACGGTAATGCGCGGACGTTTGCCACCGTAGAAATGGATGTTTTGGAAAATATTGAGTGGTTTGCCACCGAATTGCGGCAGTGCTTTCAGCGCATCTTCAGCAGCTTGCAGAGCGGTTGCATCCGCCAAGAAATTGCCTGAAGAAACCACAGGTTTTACCTCAGGTTTTGCTTCTTCAGCAGGTTTTTCAGCATCTTTAGGGGCTTCTGCCGTATTACCTGCAACAGCTTTTACAGGCTCATCGGAAGCCTGTTTGTTTTTATCACCACAAGCAGTCAAACTCAATGCAGCAGCGGTCACGAGGGCAAGCCATTTCATTTTCATTTATCAATCCTAACTTTGAAAATATGCGATATTGCATATATTTCACATTATAACAAACAAAGCAAAAATGTGTGAAAAATTAATAATTTTTGTATTATGGCTGATATTTTCGAAGTTAATAATAAGTTTTATTTTGAATCTTTTATATGCCTGTTTTCATACTGGTCTCAGGCAGGAATCCAAGGGTTTGAACACTTTTATGAATAAGAAAGGTCAAAGGTCAGCGGATTGGGATTTGAAGTGCAATAATCTTAGCTCATTATCTTGCTAGGTTAGGCTGTCCACTCTTTTAACGCCGCTTCAAAACGTTTCAAGCCTTCGGCCATGTCTTCGTCGTTCAGCAACAGGCTGGGGGCAAAGCGCACTACATTGGCTCCGGCAACCAGTACCATCAGGCCGTGTTTTAAAGCGGCGGCGGTGATTTCTGATGCCTTGCCTGCGTATTTGTCTGCCAACACGCCGCCAAGCAGCAGGCCCATGCCGCGGACTTCTTTAAATACGCCGGTTTTTAGGCCCAATTCACGCAAGGCCGTCTGAAGTTTTTGGCCTTGTTGCTCAACGTGTGCCAATGTTTCGGGCGCATTGATGATGTCAAATGCACGGCTGCCGACCGCGCATGCCATCGGATTGCCGCCAAAGGTCGAGCCATGTGTTCCGGGGCCGAAGGTTGGGGCGATTTTATCGGTGGTCAGTATCGCGCCAATCGGGAAACCGCAACCCAAGGCTTTGGCGGAGCTGATGATGTCGGGTGTGATGCCGTAATGCTCGTAGGCAAACAGTTTGCCTGTATGACCCATGCCGGTTTGCACTTCGTCCAAAATCAGCAAGGCGCCGTGTTTGTCGCACAAACGGCGTGCAGCTTGCAGGTATTCTTGGGTGGCAGGCAGGATGCCGCTTTCGCCTTGAATCGGCTCGATAATCACGGCGCAGGTTTTGTCGCCGACGGCTGCTTCCAATGCGGCAATATCATTAAATGGAACATGGGTAATATCTGACGGCAGCGGCGCGTAATCTTTGCTGTATTTGGGCTGGCCGCCGACGGATACGGTAAACAGGGTGCGGCCGTGGAAGCTGTTGAGGCAGGAGATGATTTCGGTTTTGTGCTCGCCAAAATGATCGCGGCCGTATTTGCGCGCCAGTTTCAACGCAGCTTCATTGGCCTCTGCGCCGGAGTTGCAGAAAAACACTTTGTCGGCAAAGGTGTTTTCGACCAATTTTTTGGCCAATTCTTGTGCCGGTTGGGTGGTGTAGATATTGGAAATGTGCCAGAGTTTTTGCGATTGTTCGGCCAAGGCCGCGACCAAATCGGGATGACAATGCCCCAGCGCGTTCACAGCAATGCCGCCTGACAGGTCAATGTATTCTCGTCCTTCGGTATCCCAAACCCGGCTGCCGAGCGCGCGTTCCGGAATCATGGGGGCGAATGAGAAATTGGGCGTCAGGTAGTTTTGCATGTTCTTTTCCTTTTAATATTGTCAACAATTTCTTGAATTATGCGCCTATTGATTGAGAGATTCAATATGGCAATCAGGCCGTCTGAAAACTGGCTTTCAGACGGCCTAATGCTTATTTATGCTTGATTTCCCAGCATTGATGGATTTTTTTGTTGCGGAAATCGTCGGGAACGGACTGCTTGGAAATGTCTTTGACGGCGTATTGTTCCGCGACCGAATCGTCCAATACAAAACTTCGCAAGTTGTTGGAAAAATAAAGAATGCCGTCTGAAGCGAGCAGGTTCATCGCGCCGTCAATCAGCTTTTTATGGTCGCGCTGGATGTCGAGGATGTCGAGCATCTTTTTGCTGTTGGAAAAGCTGGGCGGATCCATGACGATCAGGTCGAACTGTTTGCCTTCGGCGGCGGCATTTCGCAGATATTGGAACACGTCGGCGCGGACGATTTTGTGTTGTTCGGTGTCGATGCCGTTGAGTTCGAAATTGCGTTTCGCCCAATCGAGATAAGTGTTGGACAAATCGACGGTTTCACTGGATACCGCGCCGCCGGTGGCGGCATAGACGGTGAAGCTGCCGGTGTAGGAAAACAGGTTGAGGAAGCGTTTGCCCGCTGCGGTTTCGCCGACTTTTTTGCGCGTATTGCGGTGGTCGAGGAAAAGTCCGGTATCGAGGTATTTGTCGAGGTTGACCCAAAACTTGCGGCCGTTTTCAGTGATGACGAAATCGTCGCCGGTTTTGCCGGTTTTCTCGTATTGCTGCAAACCTTTTTGACGTTCGCGGCGTTTGAGGTGGATTTGTTCGGGCGCAAAACCGGTCACAAAACCAATAGCTTCCAATACATCGGCAAGCCATGCTTCGTATTCTTCGGGCTGCATCAGCCAGCCGGTATCGTATTCCTGAAGATGGATTTGGTCGCCGTAAACATCGACGGCAAAGGGAAATTGGGGAATATCGCGGTCGTAAATGCGCCAGGCTTCGATATTGTTGCGTTTGGCCCATTTCATAAGATGTTTGATGTTTTTGCCCAAGCGGTTGGCAAAGGGGTTAATGTCGGTCATGGTTTCAGACGGCCTGAATTAAGTATTGGGAAGGGGGTGGATTTTAACGCACTTGATGTCTTTTTGCTTGACTGTTATCCATAAAATCTATATTATCCGCCGTTCGCCTTTTGATACGAAGCCATCGTCATCCAACCTAAACCGCCGTTTCGGGCGCGTTTCTTTTATTGCTTGCATATTTGCAAAGCCTTTTCTGTGCAGGTTGTCGTCGATGTTAACCACAAGCAAGATGCTTGCGACAACCCTGTAACTTCACATTTCCCGTATCGTTACTTTCCTTTGCTTCAGGTCGTCTGAAATTGTTCAGGCGTGCGCGTTGTTGTCTCTTAGGATAGATATGTCTATTAAATTTGCCGATTTGAACCTTGATAAAAACATTTTGTCTGCCGTACGCAGCGAGGGTTATGAAAGCCCGACCCCGATTCAGGCGCAAGCGATTCCGTTTGCTTTGGACGGCCGCGACATTATGGCTTCGGCACAAACCGGTTCAGGCAAAACCGCAGCCTTCCTGCTGCCGACTTTGCAAAAACTGACCAAGCGCAGCGAAAAACCGGGCAAAGGCCCACGCGCTTTGGTGTTGACCCCGACCCGCGAGCTAGCGGCTCAGGTGGAAAAAAACGCGTTAGCGTATGCTAAAAATATGCGTTGGTTCCGTACTGTCAGCATTGTAGGCGGCGCATCTTTCGGCTACCAAACCCGTGCTTTGAGCAAACCGGTTGACCTGATTGTCGCTACTCCGGGCCGTCTGATGGATTTGATGCAGAGCGGTAAAGTTGATTTTAATCGTTTGGAAGTGCTGATTCTTGACGAAGCCGACCGTATGCTGGACATGGGCTTTA
The sequence above is a segment of the Neisseria perflava genome. Coding sequences within it:
- a CDS encoding acetylornithine/succinyldiaminopimelate transaminase; this translates as MQNYLTPNFSFAPMIPERALGSRVWDTEGREYIDLSGGIAVNALGHCHPDLVAALAEQSQKLWHISNIYTTQPAQELAKKLVENTFADKVFFCNSGAEANEAALKLARKYGRDHFGEHKTEIISCLNSFHGRTLFTVSVGGQPKYSKDYAPLPSDITHVPFNDIAALEAAVGDKTCAVIIEPIQGESGILPATQEYLQAARRLCDKHGALLILDEVQTGMGHTGKLFAYEHYGITPDIISSAKALGCGFPIGAILTTDKIAPTFGPGTHGSTFGGNPMACAVGSRAFDIINAPETLAHVEQQGQKLQTALRELGLKTGVFKEVRGMGLLLGGVLADKYAGKASEITAAALKHGLMVLVAGANVVRFAPSLLLNDEDMAEGLKRFEAALKEWTA
- a CDS encoding class I SAM-dependent methyltransferase, yielding MTDINPFANRLGKNIKHLMKWAKRNNIEAWRIYDRDIPQFPFAVDVYGDQIHLQEYDTGWLMQPEEYEAWLADVLEAIGFVTGFAPEQIHLKRRERQKGLQQYEKTGKTGDDFVITENGRKFWVNLDKYLDTGLFLDHRNTRKKVGETAAGKRFLNLFSYTGSFTVYAATGGAVSSETVDLSNTYLDWAKRNFELNGIDTEQHKIVRADVFQYLRNAAAEGKQFDLIVMDPPSFSNSKKMLDILDIQRDHKKLIDGAMNLLASDGILYFSNNLRSFVLDDSVAEQYAVKDISKQSVPDDFRNKKIHQCWEIKHK